The sequence agttcatcgggtttggaatcaaatatctctatttttatgccctttcccttattgttctcttttgccttattaaattgtgttagggtaatttctataacatcatcggaatccttgtcgggatccgattcatcggagaattggtaatcctcccaatactttgcttccttggcggaaacaccattgaccataattaactttggtcggttggttgagagttttcttctacttaactattttattattacccccactggttctatttcttcttccagttccgattcttcttccggttccgattcttcttccagttccgactcttcttccggttcctcttcgggaacttgtgaatcagtccatgaatcattccaatttacatttgactcttcattattattaggtgagtcaataggacttgttgtagatttagacatctatcacataatatcaaacgcgttaagagattaatatatcacataatattcacatgttaaaaatatatagtttccaacaaaatttgttaagcaatcatttttcaagtaaacacggtcgaagtccagactcactaatgcatcctaacaaactcgataagacacactaatgcaaaattatggttctctaagaccaacgctcggataccaactgaaatgtcccgttcttattgattaaaaacgttccatattaattgatttcgttgcgaggttttgacctctatatgagacgtttttcaaagactgcattcattttaaaacaaaccataacctttatttcatcaataaaggtttaaaaagctttacgtagattatcaaataatgataatctaaaatatcctgtttacacacgaatattacataatggtttacaatacaaatatgttacaatgaaataagtttcttgaatgcagtttttacacaatatcatataggcatggactccaaatcttgtccttatttaagtatgcgatagcggaagctcttaataatcacctgagaataaacatgcttaaaacgtcaacaaaaaatgttggtgagttataggtttaacctatatatatcaaatcgtaacaatagaccacaagatttcatatttcaatatacatcccatacatagagataaaaatcattcatatggtgaacacctggtaaccgacattaacaagatgcatatataagaatatccccatcattccgggacacccttcggatatgatataaatttcgaagtactaaagcatccggtactttggatggggtttgttaggcccaatagatctatctttaggatccgcatcaattagggtgtctgttccctaattcttagattgctagacttaataaaaaggggcatattcgatttcgataattcaaccatagaatgtagtttcacgtacttgtgtctattttgtaaatcatttataaaacctgcatgtattctcatcccaaaaatattagattttaaaagtgggactataactcactttcacagatttttacttcgtcgggaagtaagacttggccactggtcgattcacgaacctataacaaatatgtacatatatatcaaagtatgttcaaaatatatttacaacacttttaatacattttgatgttttaagttcattaagtcagctgtcctcgctagtaacctacaactagttgtccaaagttagatgtacagaaaaaagttgatatatattattttgaatcaatccacaacccagtgtatacacgtctcaggctagatcacaactcaaagtatatatatttttggaatcaacctcaaccctgtatagctaactcccacattactgcatatagagtgtctatggttgttccaaataatatatacacatgggtcgatatgatatgtcaaaacattttcatacgtgtctatggtatcccaagattacataatatattagaatacatgtataatacaatataatttagctaggatatgattaatatagatttgttaccaattttcacgtagctacaacaagaaaaattatccaatcttgttttacccataacttcttcgttttaaatccgttttgagtgaatcaaattgctatggtttcatattgaactctattttatgaatctaaacagaaaactataggtttatagtcggaaatataagttacaagtcgtttttgtaagaggtagtcatttcagtcgaaagaacgacgtcttgatgaccattttgaaaaacatacttccactttgagtttaaccatgatttttggatatagtttcatgttcataagaaaaatcatttttccagaagaacaacttttaaatcaaagtttatcatagtttttaactaactaacccaaaacagcccgcggtgttactacgacggcgtaaatccggttttacggtgtttttcgtgtttccaggttttaaatcattaagttagcatatcatatagatatagaacatgtgtttagttgattttaaaattcaagttagaaggattaactttcatttgcgaataagtttagaattaactaaattatgttctagtgattacaagtttaaaccttcgaataagatagctttatatgtatgaatcgaatgatgttatgaacatcattactacctcaagttttctggataaagctactggaaatgagaaaaatggatctagcttcaaaggatcattggatggcttgaaagttcttgaagcagaatcatgacacgaaaacagttcaagtaaaattttcactcgaaataagattgttatagttatagaaattgaatcaaagtttgaatatgagtattaccttgtattagaaagatatcttactgtaaataaaaaagatttcttgaggttggatgatcactctacaagattggaagtaagctagcaaacttggaagtattcttgattttatgaaactagaacttgtagaatttatgaagaacacttagaacttgaagatagaacttgagagagatcaattagatgaagaaaattgaagaatgaaagtgtttgtaggtgtttttggtcgttggtgtatggattagatataaacgatatgtaattttgttttcatgtaaataagtcatgaatgattactcatatttttgtaattttatgagatatttcatgctagttaccaaatgatggttctcacatgtgttaggtgactcacatgggctgctaagagctgatcattggagtgtatataccaatagtacatacatctaaaagctgtgtattgtacgagtacgaatacgggtgcatacgagtagaattgttgatgaaactgaacgaggatgtaattgtaagcatttttgttaagtagaagtattttgataagtgtcttgaagtctttcaaaagtgtatgaatacatattaaaacactacatgtatatacattttaactgagtcgttaaatcatcgttagtcgttacatgtaagtgttgttttgaaacctttaggttaacgatcttgttaaatgttgttaacccaatgtttataatatcaaatgagattttaaattattatattatcatgacattatgatgtacgaatatctcttaatatgatatatatacattaaatgtcgttacaacgataatcgttacatatatgtctcgtttcaaaatcattaagttagtagtcttgtttttacatatgtagttcattattaatatacttaatgatatgtttacttatcataatatcatgttaactatatatataaccatatatatgtcatcatatagtttttacaagttttaacgttcgtgaatcaccggtcaacttgggtggtcaattgtctatatgaaacctatttcaattaatcaagtcttaacaagtttgattacttaacatgttgaaaacacttaatcatgtaaataacaatttcatttaatatatatataaacatgaaaaagttcgggtcactacaatatcccgaaactttttatataatttaatattgaaACCCTCGTGTTCCGGAGTCTTGTTATGACCACAACTCATTATTGCCTCAAAGATTTATTTTTCACTGAATCCGGATTCCAATTCACAAGCTGAACTAGCCAATATCCTTCTTCCATCCcagtttttctttctttctttttttttttggcgaaaactTAAAACTTATATAACTAAAGGTAAGTTTCATTAAAGATGAAACTCCCGTGTTGGTTTTCGTATGTTAGATTGGCCACCCTCTATTGGTTATGTTGTATCGGTTTTGGTGTTGTGTGTTAATCGTCTTGTATTCGTGTTTGTTGGTCATTGCCTTGATCTTGGTTAGTTTGTTGCTTTGTCGAGCTCGTGTGTTGATCTCGGTTTGCATGTTTCTAGACTTATATTGATGTTTGCACAATTAGCTTTTGAGAAAAGTTTTTCAAAGTGTACCTTTGCTTCGGTTTTAATTAATTTTGGATCTTCTATCCATTCACCACGGACTTTTACACCATGAATATTGCTTTTCTTTTGTCTTCTTCGAACATAATTATGTAAATATTTGCTATTTTCATCGCCATCAAGTGCTCATTTTACGCAACTTTTTGTTTTATCATACAATTCTCCGCTTTTTACCTTTCGGAGCAACATCTTTTTCTCGTTATTCCAAACTGCAATATGTGAACCAGTTAGGTCCATATTTTCGGCTTTTATCTCCCATTTTGTTATTGCTTTATGGAGATTTTCGATTTCGATGCCAAGTTTACCTTGTAATGTTGCAAAGTTTTTTCTAAGCTCTTGTTTTACATTCTTCATTTTGTAATGGTTTGATTATTTGTGGTATGTCCAAATTTGTATTATTTCATAAAATCGTAATTTCACGAGTCATTTAACTATTTTATGTAATTTTTCGcccttatgtatattaaattatgtattatttattcTATTATATGTTTAATTTGATGTCACTTTTTTttctttaattaattaatttatgcattatttatattataattaaaatcatATAAATGATATAAGTAAGAAATATAAGAACAAAATAACTAGATTAGCACATCTCCTATAATTCTCCTCACAACACTACCATTACCATTACTTATACCACTGCCACGTCGACATAATTCCTTTCACAACTCCACATCACCAATAATACTTTCCACAACAACACCTCACATAACAACTAGTCTAAGTGGCAATCAACAACGCCAACAACGTTTGTTATGAGGAGATTGTGTAGGGCTTTGTACAAGGACGTTAGACAAGAATCAACGAACAAAACCGCTAAAACTCTTTTTGCTTGTGATTGGTTGGTGCTATTTATGTTTTTAATTAACTTTCTTTCCACTCAACTAGTAATCAATATTTGCACAATCACGCACAAGTGCACAACCTTTCACTATATTACAACAACTAATTTTTCAATAAAATTGGCACGTCAACACAATTTCCCCCGACAACCCCATGATCCACAACACTCAACTATCATAACAAATGGTCCGGTAATTTTTAACCATATTTCAAGTCAAGAAATCAAGAGTGCGTTGGTAAACTTTATGTCATTTTGAATTATTCAAATCTAAAAAATTCTTAAAATAGAAGTCCTACTACTGcaatgtatttatttttaataaataatccATAAATAACTTAAAATATAGATGGCAATAAATGTAAAAGATTGAGAATGTCCTCAATCACCCAATGCACAAAAAAAACTTAAGCTCAAAATCCCAATCATAATAATCCCTACAACTAAACAATATTGATCAGTCATCTAAACACCTTAATTATTAAGCCAGGCGAATAAATTATTAAAATCCAGCCACGGGCTTATGCAACCCAACCCAACTCAATCTACAAACAGCCGGTTGGTTTCATCACACCTAAAGTTGTCCCTGCTGCATTAGCACAATATGCATATGCCGAAAGCTGGTTCCTGAAGCTCAAGTTTACATCTTGCATTGTGATTCCTTGACATGGGTACTTTTTACTGCAATCAAGCTTTACTGCCACTTTAGTTGCAGATGTTCCATGAATGTCTTGATACCTCACGTTGCTTATTTTCACGCCCGAAGCCTGTAAATCGTCACGTCAAAGTTAGATATTATTACTTCCATTGTTTCAAAAGTAcgaaaacaaatttatatatactcTATGAAAAAAGTGTATACCTGACTTGGACAATTATGGACAGGACAGTAGTTTTGATCAATAACAATTGGGTTTTGGACGTTAGTCATGATGGCGTTCTGAAACAGAACGCCATCAACAAACCCGTTGCTTGGCCTAGCCCATGATTTGATCCTTAAACCATTTTCGGAACCCCAAAATGTTGTTCGTTTCACCGTCACATTTTGCACGCCTTGTTCATTATAATCCTTCCCTAAACTTCCAATGCTGTAAACATACATCCAACGAATCACATATAGCAATCATCCAATTATAATACAGAGTATTACTTTTGCTAAGTATTATCTTTAAGGCTTCACTTTACAACAAACTTTTCATGATTAGTTGGTTAATGATGGTTAAAAGTCAACTTTAATTGTAAATTTCTGGGGTAAGAATAACCAGTTTAAGGTGGTTAGCAGTTTAATAATTGTTGGCAGTTTCATTAATTAAAGTTACATTGTTTAACAGCACATATTATCCatatttctatttattatttatttatttggtaataacataaaaaaaaaaaactagtattAGAATATGTCAAATCCAATTAAAAACTCCTAATTAACTCATTGAGAAAATGTAAAGGGACACAAATTCGTTACTGTAACAGAGGTGTGTTCGATCATAGGCAAGATAGACAATCACCTAGGGCCAAAATTTAAAAGGGCCTAAAATTTGGAATATGTAAATTTTTTTCTCAATATATtcaattaaatcaaataaaaaattgtcaatcaaaattaaaataccttgtttttaatagttaaataaaatgtaagtaaataaatagataaattggagtattattattttttatgcgTAGTAAAATAATTTAACGTATATGTGAACCCGTTTTTATTTTCGTCTGAGGCTtttaaattgttgagacggcccTGTACTGTAATTAACATCTTACATATCATGAGTATTTACCCAAATGGATAGCCTACAATATGGTTTCCAAATATCCGAAATTGGATAATCTCTAATATCATTTTCCAAATACAGTTGGCCTATTAATCTATTATTTTTAAATAAGTTGtctacaaaataaaataataaactttGGTCTCTAAATATATACGTAGTAATGAATAttatcgtgtatatatatatatatatatatatatatatatatatatatatatcatatatttactattactataataatataatattaatattaatattaaggttTAAAATAAAGGAGGTGATACTTACACACTAATTTTTAATACACACACCTAATTTATTATTATGTCCTTACTTAGGTTCAATTCCCTAGATAGACTTAAAGACATAATTGTAAGTTTTGTTATAAAAGGTGTGTAtggattaaataaataataatacctcCCAAAAAATAATATAAGTAAACATTAGCATAATAATTTGATGTAATACCTTATGCCATGACCGGGCCCACAAGCAACACCTTCAATCCACAAATTCCTTGCACCAGGCCCAATAGAAATACAATCATCACCGGTCCCAATTTTGGAGTTTAAAATGGTAACTCCTGTGGATAACTGAACGTGAATTCCGTCAGTATTTGGGCTGTTCCATGGAGCCATGACGTTTGCACCCACAACTGCCACGTTATCACAACCGTTCACCACGATGTGGAACATTTGACTGTTCACTGAACTCAACCCATACACCAATACATTCCTTGAATTGAATATTGCTAAACTCTGCATTTTTTTCACGAAGAAAAATTAATCATTTATCATTAAACCAATTTCTATTTCTAAGTACACCAATTGTCACGTTTAATTACAAATGTCCAAAAAACACATTTTTTATgcttattattattgtaagtactcCCATTTGTTTATTTACCTTTatcattgtaaaaataataataaatttaattaatagtATAGGGAACAAATATTTGAAAATATGTTTATTTAAAAAGATTTTTTGGGCGTAATAATATACCAAATCActaatacatacaaatatataaacaCATACTCACATTTGAAGACATATTCTTAAATATGAATACATAATAATTTTTCCATATATACTTAGAGATAAGTAGATCATTAATTTAATTACGACATCCAATATAATTCAATCCTAGTTTTCAAATGTGTAAATATTTTGAGAAGAATGAATATAATAATTAACCAAATTTAATTACTAAAATTTACAGAAATCGGTTTATTATGAGTACGTACCGTGGCACCATCTGGACAGTTTCTCGAACGAGATGCTTTACAGGCCCATAAACCTGCACCTTGAGCGTCAAGGGTGCCACCAACAATAGTGACACCACTAACGCTATAAAAGTGCAACCAAAATTGTTCATGTCCCAAAACAAAGTAATTAGACGGAGCCACCAGGGTGCCATCAATACGCACTGTGATGGCTCCATTTCTACATGGACCGGTGAACTGCATCGCCCCAACCATGTACCTTCCTCTAGGAACATAAATGGTTGCGGGCGTAACCGAACCACATGCATTAACCCATGCAGCCATAAAGGCTCTAGTGGAATCACTTCTACCATCTCCTTTTGCACCCAATGTTATCACATTGTAATTAACGGCGTTAACGGTGGTTAACGTGAAGATAACATTAGCAAAAATGGTGAGGATGGAAGCAAAGTGGTTAGCCATTTTTGCTTTGTGAATGTGTATGGAAGTGAAGGGGTGGTTAAGTTGTATTTATGGGGAGATTTTAGAGCTACCCGCTAACTGTTaagttttttaattaattaataaggtAATTATATTGTCATAATCTTTTAGTTAATTAATGTGATATAAGTCAACTTAACATTTAACACACTGTTTTCGATATATATTTTCTTCTGCTGTGAATGTTTGTACTGTACTAGCAGTTATTTATGTACGAAATTTGAGATCATGGAATGATCCTGTATTAACGGATTAGATTAGATGAATGTAGAAACATGTCATTTAatcattggataattaaaaatggaATAAATTTCAATGATCTACATCTACAAATTGTACACAATTCAGTTGATTTAAGTGAATATTTGAACAAAATAGTGGGACGGTTAAGTTATAAACCTCCAAAATAAAAAAGCATATGTTTAATTACTCAAAATACTAAATATAACACTATAGTATGATTAAGCCTATTACATttaactttttattatttagttttaataaatatttGCTTAATTCTTGATGTTTATTAGTGAAAACGTTGAAATTTATATACTGAGTATAATCCAATAAAAGTTTGTAAACATAGGTACAATATTCGGAGCTTCAATTTTTGTTGAAGTCTCTTGTTTTATGTAAGTTCTAATTTTTttgctaaaaaaataataataataagtacataaCCATAGCTCGTATTGAAATAGTTAGAATtcttcattttgtgtttttaattaAAATGGGTCAACAAATTCGTTACGAAGATGAGCCGGTTGGATAGGGTTCTTGTTTCCTCTAATGTTTTGGATGTGTTTTTTGATTTGCAGCTTGCAACTCTTCCTAAGGGATTCTTGGATCATTTACCGTTATTTTGTCATACCAACAAGGTAGATTTCGGACCTACGCCATTTAAGTGTTTTAATTCATGGTATGGCTACCCAGATTTTGATCCTCTTGTGAGGAATGCGTTGATAGAGGCTGATACAGGGCACTTGAACATGTATCATG comes from Rutidosis leptorrhynchoides isolate AG116_Rl617_1_P2 chromosome 4, CSIRO_AGI_Rlap_v1, whole genome shotgun sequence and encodes:
- the LOC139843362 gene encoding polygalacturonase-like, which codes for MANHFASILTIFANVIFTLTTVNAVNYNVITLGAKGDGRSDSTRAFMAAWVNACGSVTPATIYVPRGRYMVGAMQFTGPCRNGAITVRIDGTLVAPSNYFVLGHEQFWLHFYSVSGVTIVGGTLDAQGAGLWACKASRSRNCPDGATSLAIFNSRNVLVYGLSSVNSQMFHIVVNGCDNVAVVGANVMAPWNSPNTDGIHVQLSTGVTILNSKIGTGDDCISIGPGARNLWIEGVACGPGHGISIGSLGKDYNEQGVQNVTVKRTTFWGSENGLRIKSWARPSNGFVDGVLFQNAIMTNVQNPIVIDQNYCPVHNCPSQASGVKISNVRYQDIHGTSATKVAVKLDCSKKYPCQGITMQDVNLSFRNQLSAYAYCANAAGTTLGVMKPTGCL